The Odocoileus virginianus isolate 20LAN1187 ecotype Illinois chromosome 12, Ovbor_1.2, whole genome shotgun sequence genome has a segment encoding these proteins:
- the PABPC4L gene encoding polyadenylate-binding protein 4-like, with translation MNIAAKYRQASLYVGDLHADVTEDLLFKKFSAVGPVLSIRICRDLLTRRSLGYAYVNFLQLADAQKALDTMNFDLIKGKSIRLMWSQRDAYLRKSGIGNVFIKNLDKSIDNKTLYEHFSAFGKILSSKVMSDDQGSRGYAFVHFQNQIAADRAIEEMNGALLKDCRLFVGRFKSRKDREAEFQNKAHEFTNVYIKNFGDEMDDERLKEVFSKYGKTLSVKVMTDSSGKSKGFGFVSFDRHEAAKRAVEEMNGKDINGQLLFVGRAQKKAERQAELKQMFEQLKHERFRRCQGAKLYIKNLDETIDDEKLRREFSSFGSISRVKVMQEEGRSKGFGLICFSSAEEATKAMTEMNGRILGSKPLNIALAQKP, from the coding sequence ATGAATATAGCAGCCAAGTACCGCCAGGCCTCCTTGTACGTGGGTGACCTCCATGCGGACGTCACCGAGGACCTGCTGTTCAAGAAGTTCAGCGCCGTGGGGCCCGTCTTGTCCATCCGCATCTGCAGGGACCTGCTCACCCGCCGCTCCCTGGGCTACGCCTATGTCAACTTTCTGCAGCTGGCGGACGCACAGAAGGCCCTGGACACCATGAACTTTGACCTGATAAAGGGCAAATCCATCCGTCTCATGTGGTCTCAACGTGACGCCTACTTAAGGAAATCTGGAATTGGGAACGTGTTCATCAAGAATCTGGACAAATCCATTGATAACAAAACCCTTTATGAACACTTTTCAGCTTTTGGGAAGATCCTGTCCTCCAAGGTGATGAGTGATGATCAGGGCTCCCGGGGCTACGCATTCGTGCACTTTCAAAACCAGATCGCCGCCGACAGGGCCATCGAGGAGATGAATGGGGCACTACTTAAGGACTGCCGGCTGTTCGTTGGCAGATTCAAAAGCCGCAAAGATCGAGAAGCCGAGTTCCAAAACAAAGCCCATGAGTTCACCAATGTTTACATCAAAAACTTTGGAGATGAGATGGATGATGAGAGACTGAAGGAAGTTTTCAGTAAATATGGCAAAACCCTGAGTGTTAAGGTTATGACAGATTCCAGTGGAAAATCCAAAGGCTTTGGCTTTGTGAGTTTTGACCGCCATGAGGCTGCCAAAAGGGCTGttgaagaaatgaatggaaaGGACATAAATGGACAGCTGCTTTTTGTAGGCCGGGCACAAAAGAAAGCAGAGCGACAGGCTGAGTTAAAGCAAATGTTTGAGCAGCTGAAACATGAAAGATTTCGGCGGTGCCAGGGTGCGAAGCTCTATATTAAGAACCTGGATGAGACCATTGATGATGAAAAACTGCGGAGGGAATTTTCTTCATTTGGATCAATTAGCAGGGTTAAGGTAATGCAGGAAGAAGGGCGAAGCAAAGGGTTTGGCTTGATCTGCTTCTCCTCTGCGGAGGAGGCCACTAAAGCAATGACTGAGATGAATGGCCGCATCTTAGGCTCCAAGCCACTCAACATCGCCCTGGCCCAGAAACCCTAG